From the genome of Moritella sp. F3:
ATAAGGACTGATAATTGGCTCAATTTTACCTGGAGTATCAAGAGTACGAGAATCAATACCTTTCCAAGTTGGTAGTGGTTCTTTGAGCATCACGCCTGTACCACGAACATCTTGAATGTCTTTAATTGACTCGCCATTGGCAAGACGGTGTGCAACTTGGATAAGTGGTCGTTCTGCATTACCGTAAATGAGCATGTCTGCTTTTGAATCGGGTAATACTGAACCACGTACTTTATCTGACCAATAATCGTAGTGAGCAATACGGCGTAGGCTGGCTTCAATACCACCAATAACAACTGGTACATCTTTGAACGCTTGCTTACAACGCTGGGTATACACTAATACTGCACGATCGGGACGTTTGCCACCAATATCGCCAGGCGTATAAGCATCGTCATGACGTAATTTTAATTCAGAGGTATAACGGTTGATCATCGAGTCCATGTTGCCCGAAGTTACACCGAAGAATAAATTTGGTCGACCTAGCTCTTTAAATGGTTCTGCACTTTCCCAGTCTGGCTGAGAGATGATACCAACGCGAAAACCTTGTGCTTCTAAGGTTCTGCCAATAATAGCCATACCAAAACTTGGATGATCGACATACGCATCACCTGTAACGACAATCACGTCACAGCTATCCCAGCCGAGTGTGTCCATCTCTGCACGTGTCATCGGCAAAAATGGTGCGGGCTTTGTCACCCGATTCTGAAATTTTGGATATGAAAAAAGATCTTTGGCAGTTTGCATAAAGTACTCTTGGGTATTAATTTTAGTGCGCAAAGTTAATTGCGAAGGCTATTTTCACGACTGGGATAAATACAAAAATGAGAACGCCAGTCGTTACTGAGGGCGGATTATAGCCACTTACAGCGTTATTTGCGATTAAAAGCGGCAATAAATATTTAGCTTAGCTGTAACAAATTGAAAAACTGGGCTAAATTATTTGCCTCGTAATCTGCGGTATAGTTAAGATCTGTCACGACTTGCTCTGAACTCGAAAGCCATACTGTAGTCATACCAAGGGCTTTTGCTGGTTTTAGGTTACGTAGTTGATCATCAAAGAAGACAGTCTTATGGTTATTAATGGCGTGCGTATCACAAAGCTGTTGGTAGCTCGCATTGTGTGGTTTTAACTCATAATTGGCATCTTCTAATGAAAAAATAGCATCAAAACTATCGATTAACGCTAATTTAGTTAAAACTTTGGTCGCGTAATGTTTTGGTGAATTGGTATAAATTATTTTACGACCGGATAATTGGTTTATCTGACTGATGATATTTGGCTGGATGGTTAGCGCAGTCATATCAACATCATGGCAATAATGGATAAAATCATCGCGGCTAATATCGTGGTGCTTTACTAAACCTTTAACGGTGCCGCCATACTGCTTGTAGTATTGGTTAGATAATACCGTAGCCTCTGGTAATGGAAGAGAAAGGGCGTTAGCAATAAAATGGTGCATCCGTGATTCAACTTGCTTCAATATGCCTAAAGAAGGGCAGTAAAGGGTATCATCTAAATCGAATAGGTAGGTTTCAGCTTGATTAATTTTTTGCATAGGACTCTTCTCTATATATCAGCCAGCATAGTAGTGTAAAAGCACAATTATGCATAGCCCTCTTAGTTAGTAGATACAGCCCCTTGTTTTGTTTGTTCAAATACCAACTTATTTTGTGATTAGAACTCCAACCAGATGAAATATGGCAAAAAATAGGTGCTTAATTTCCCATAAACTTTTATCCTGTCCACTGTGTCTCAACATTGCGAAGATAATATGATTATTAAACCAAAAACTCGTGGCTTCATCTGTACCACTACTCATCCTACTGGTTGTGATTTAAATGTTAAAGAACAGATACAGTACAATAAAGAACAAGGCGCAATAGAAAATGCACCGAAACGTGTTCTAGTAGTTGGCTCATCAAGTGGTTACGGGCTTTCGTCTCGTATTACTGCTGCATTCGGTGGTGGCGCTGCAACGATTGGTGTATTTTTCGAAAAACCGGCAACAGAGAGAAAACCGGGTACTGCAGGCTGGTACAACAGTGCTGCATTTGAAAAATATGCTGCAGAAGAAGGTCTATATGCAAAGAGCATTAACGGCGATGCTTTTTCTGATTTAGCAAAACAAACTGCAATTAACCTAATTAAAGAAGATTTAGGCCAAATTGATATGGTTGTTTACTCATTGGCATCGCCAGTACGTAAATTACCAAGCACAGGCGAAGTTGTTCGTTCTTGCCTAAAACCAATTGGTGAAACATATACAGCGAAAGCCGTTGATACCAATAAAAATACGTTATTTGAAGCAAGCGTTGAGCCTGCTACAGAAGAAGAAATCCAAGATACTATTACCGTTATGGGTGGTGAAGATTGGGAACTTTGGATGTCAGCATTATCAGAAGCTGGTGTATTAGCGGATGGTTGTAAAACGGTTGCTTATAGCTATATTGGTACTGAAATTACATGGCCTATTTATTGGGATGGCGCATTAGGTAAAGCGAAGCAAGACCTTGATCGTGCTGCTCATGCTATTGATGCTGATCTTAAAGCGACTGGTGGTAGTGCGAATGTTGCTGTGCTGAAAAGTGTAGTAACGCAAGCAAGTGCTGCTATCCCTGTTATGCCGCTTTATATTGCGATGGCATTCCGCGTGATGAAAGAACATGGTTTGCACGAAGGTTGCCTAGAGCAAATTTCACGTCTATTCCGTGGCTCTTTATATCCACAAGGTATCAGCGAAGCGAAAGTCGATGAGCAAAATCGTCTACGTATGGATGATTGGGAATTACGTGATGACATCCAAGCAACTTGTGTGAAATTGTGGGATGAAGTGACTGATGACAATCTATTTGAAACAACAGACTACCAATATTACAAAGATGAATTCTTAGCATTATTTGGTTTTGGTATTGAAGGCGTTGATTACGATGCTGACGTTAACCCTATTGTTGATTTTGAACCAATTACGCTGAGCTAACCTTATTTTTAAAACTTGGTTTAAATAGCCCGCGTTCAAACCACTCAATGACTTTGATTTTTATATCTAAGTTGTTGCAGTGGTTTTTTTTCGCTTAAAATTTACCAATGGCCGTTGTTGATTGCTTAAGCTTTAAACTTAACGTATACATGTAATCTTAATTTATACACCAATAACATGAGGAGCGGGCATGGCCTCTCTTAACAATAAAAAACTTGAAAATATCTTAACTGAATTTATGCAACCTCACCGCGTACGTGACTTTACTGTCAATGGGTTGCAAGTACAGGGCAAAGACACTGTGACAAAAGTGATCACGGGTGTGACGGCTTCTCAAGCATTAATCGATGCCGCTGTAGCACAACAGGCTGATGCAATTCTAGTTCACCACGGTTATTTCTGGAAAAATGAATCACCTGCAATTACAGGTATTAAATACAACCGTATTAAGACATTGATCAAGAATGATATAAACTTATATGCTTACCATTTACCGTTAGATATTCACCCTGAGCTGGGAAATAACGTTGAATTGGCTAAATTACTTGGTATTACCGTACGTCGCGGTTTAGAACCTTGGGATAAAGCCAGTGTTGCATTAGTTGGTAAGTTTGAAGATGAAATTTCAACTGCAGAGCTGACGCAGCGTATTGAAACGCAACTCAACCGTGCACCTCTTGTTGTTGATGCTGGTAAGCCGATTAAATCTGTGGCTTGGTGTACTGGGGGCGGTCAAAGCTATATTGAACTCGCGATAGAGCAGGGTATTGACGCATTTATTAGTGGCGAAGCGTCTGAGCAAACAATTCATTTAGCTCGTGAAGCGGGAATGAGTTTCTTTGCGGCTGGTCATCACGCGACAGAGCGCTATGGCGTGAAGGCATTAGGCGAATGGTTAGCCGAAGAGAAAGGCTTGGACGTCACCTTTATTGATATCGATAATCCAGTGTAATGAGAGTTTGAAATAACGCCTATTTATAAACATTATTTGTAAATGCTTACTTATAAAGTGATCACAGACGACTGCTAGTATGGTGCTTTATAAGTAGGTTTTAGTGATGTAGTTGAGCTATATTTTAACTGTGACTCACGGTATTATTGTCTTTAGTCATATGAAAACTGAGTTTTAAATCGGTCAATATATTACGAAATCGTCGCGGTGTTGGTTGTTCGCATAGCGCCTTAAAGTCACAAGCTAAGGCTTGAGTGGGGCAGGATTGTTGGCGATAATATTTAGCATAGGATGCTAATAAGTGTGCATGAGCAGAATGCACCGCGTAAGGGTCAATTACTTTTATTTTGTTTTCATAGCGCTTGATAACTTGTTCCATTGCTTTTAATAGCTTCATTTGATTACTCATCCCTTTTTTTTTGCAGACGCTAGCTGTTAAGGGCTTCTTGATACAACCTACCGCTGTGTGTAATGCAAATTTTAGCCATAAGTCCCAATCAGAGACTAAATTTATATTATGGTCAAAACCATCTAAAGCCAAATATAAATCCCGTCTAACAAGTACTGTTGATGTACCTATTATATTCTCTGAGAAAATAGCTGCAGCCCCTTTGGGGAGAACAAAGGCATCTTGATCATGTTGAAGCGCTTGATGTTGGAAGTAATCACTGTTGGTGAAGCGGTCATGAGTGACTTCTCTTTTGTCATTCATTAGCTCACAATTAGTAAAACTGATACCTACTTGCGGGTTGTTTTCCATAAAGGTGATTTGTTGTTGTAACTTGTGTTCATACCAAAACGTATCGGCATCTAGAAATGCAATATATGTTCCGCTAGCAAGTCGAGCGGCATGATTTCGTGCCGTAGATGCACCTTCAGATTCTAACTTTAGCGCAATTATATTACTGTGTTTTTGACAAAGTTGGCATATCCATTTCCAACTGTTATCGGTTGAACCATCATCAATAATCACTATTTCAATTTTACTTTTATTTTTACTTATATCTTGCTGCCAGACACTCTCAATTGCGCGAGGTAGGGTAGAAAGGCAGTTTTTACTTGGAATAATGACGCTCACGATTGGTTTCATCTTTGCCTCCCCTTTTTTAAATGACAGATCCTTTGCATTAATAATGAGCTTAGTAGATTTAAATAATATCGGCTGTGATGTGGCCTAATTTTATCTTTCTTATTTTTCAACCTTATTTAACCCATTGTTTTTATATGGTCTATTCTTGCTAAATGATTCAGTAATGGCAAAGGACGTAATTATATGGATATGCTCAATTCATTAAAGCTGTGGCTGAAGCATGGTGACAGTAAACTAGCGAAAACTTGCCATCGCTACATCAGAGGGTTAATGCACTTTTCCATCCCCTGTATCCCTATCATTCACCCCTGTTTACTCCGAGTACATCTCTTTGTTACCCATCTATTTACAAACACATTAAGAGTACTGTATTGGACTCCGCTGTTTAAAAGTCGGCTCATAACGAAACCAATAAACTTGTATTTATATTCAGGTATGCCATTGGTGTTAGGGCATCTAACCATTGAAATGGGTGATAACTGTCGAGTGTCAGGGATATCAACATTAAGTGGTCGTAGTATGAACGGAGAAGCATCTCGATTAATCATTGGTAATAATGTTGATATCAATTGGCAGAATAACATTGCTGTCGGTGGCAATATTATTATTGAAGATAATGTCAGATTAGCAGGACGCGTGTTTCTTGCTGGTTATCCTGGGCATCCTATTGACGCACAAGAGCGTGCTGCAGGCGCTGCAGATCATGAGTCACAAGTCGGTGACATTATACTCAAGCGTGACGTGTGGCTAGCGACGGGCGTGAGTGTCATGGCGGGAGTGACTATTGGCGAGGGCACTATTGTCGCCGCTGGTAGCATTGTCACGCATGATTTGCCTGCGGGCGTACTTGCTGGTGGCATTCCAGCTAAGGTCATTAAAACATTATGAAAAAAGACAATATAAAAAAGCATACTATTAAAACGAGTACTATGAAAAATTGGCAATGGATTGTATTCGGCGAGGACTGGGGACGTCACCCAAGTAGTACACAACATTTAATGAAATGCATGGCTGTGCATCATCAGTTGTATTGGGTCAATTCTATTGGCTTGAGACGGCCTAAATTAAACGATAGTAAGCGTATTATTGAGAAGTTTAAGCAGTTGAAAAATGCCAAAAAGAATGACTTTAACCAGGGGGAACCGACGTTAATGAATGATGTTCAGCCTCTCGGTATTCTCGCACCTGTTGCTATCCCTTGGCCTGGTAGTCACATTGCTTATGTGATTAACCGTTTGTTACTGACTTATCAAACACGGGCTTTACTTGCTAAAAATGAAATTGAGGATAAGGTTCCAAGAATATTGTGGCTTTCCTTACCGACGGCTCGCTGTGTTGCTGGTTCATTAGAAGAAGATCTGCTGGTCTATTATGCTGGCGATGACTTTAGTGCGCTAAACGGTGTCGATAATAAGCAAGTGAGGGCTGAAGAGGCGGCACTTGTTGCACAGGCTGATGTTATCTTTGCGGCGAGTGATAACATTGCACGACAATTCCCACAAGATAAGACCTATGTACTGCCTCATGGTGTTGACTTAGCACACTTTTCTAGTAGCCATGAATGCCCTGATAATTATCCTAAATCTGATTTAGTAGTTGGCTATTATGGCAGTATCACTACTTGGTTGGATTTTGAATTAATTACATATCTTGCCGAGTCTAGACCCGATGTCACCTTTTTATTTATTGGTAAAATTGAAATGCTGGACTGTGATCTTTTTAAAGTTAACAATCTTATTCATTTGCTCGATATGCCTCACGAACAACTTATTCAATATGCTGCTAACTGGCAAGTATCACTTATTCCTTTTGTTGATAACGAACAAATACGTGCGTGTAACCCATTAAAATTAAGAGAGTACCTCGCTATAGGTCACCCTATTATAAGTACTCGATATCCAGCTGTATTGCCGTTTATGGATTGCATTTATGTTGCTGATGATAAAGTCGAGATGTTAGCGCAGCTAAATCAGGCGCTCGCACTGTCGAGTAAGGCTCTGGCTAAACTAAAAAATAGTTCTCGAAAAAAGGTTGAGTCTGCGAGTTGGCAAGCTCGTTGTGACCTTGTTAGTAGGTTGTTAGCCGAAAAAATGGACGCTTAATATTTGCTATCAGCGCCGCAGATATATCAATAGTATCAAGATTGCAGTCGTATAAGAGCTAGGGAGAGTAACATGAACGGATTTATTCATTATCAACGTACGCTGGCTAAACTGATGTTCGTTCCACTGGCATTTTTGTACGGGTGTGCGAGTGCGCCAGAGGATATGTCTATTCAAATGGCAGGGCAACTCTCCGCATTATCTAATAATTCTTCTACTAACGCGTCGAATAATCCGGATAACGAATCGGTCGTGAAGGCAAGAAAATTAAATTTTGTATTTGAATACAAACAAGTGGTGTTAACAGATCGTCAGAATAAGCGATTGCTTTATCTTTACGATTGGAAAAATGGTGCAATTATAAGTTATGGAAAAGCAAAAGCAGAGAACGATTACGCTGCTTTAGCTATTGGGCACCAACGTGTACAAGCTGTCATTAAAGCGCTGGTTAAGCATAATGAGGTGGTTCGCATTAGTTATGATCCCGCTTTAGCGTCTGACTCGGTATTAATTGAGGAAAACGTCATTCAAACAACAGGAGTGTCAACGCAGGAATCTGGTGGCTTACTCAAAAGTGCTCGGTTGTAAATATGGGCACTATTATTTGGGGGAATATTTATCGGTTCATTGAAATAATTTGGCGTCGACGTTATTACTTAGGTGTTTCTATTATATTGGCCGTTTTAATCTCGTCCTCAGTCAGTATTTTGACCCCTAAACGGTATTCATCTCACACCTCTATCTTGGTTCAAGAAAGTGCATTGCTTAATCCATTTTTAGAAGATTTATCTGTGTCTTTTAATCTTGAAGATCGAATGGTCGCGTTACGCGTATTAGTACATAGTCGACATATTTTGTTTACGGTTGCAGAGCAAAATGGTCTTGTCGACAAAAATAGTGATTATCGTTCACGGGATTTGATTGTTAGTCAACTGTCAGATGCGATCACACTAACCTTGTCTGGGACTGATTTAGTTATCATCACACTGCAGTGGGATGTACCGAGTCAAATGGAGTCGATTTTAAATTCTGTTAGCCAATTATTTATTGAAAGTTTAATGGCGCCAAGTCGCGCATCGATTGTTTCATCAGAAAAGTTTTTACTTGCGCAGCTCGATCTAAGGCGTGAAAAATTGGTTGTTGCAGAAGGGAAAATGGCGGCCTTTCGTCGTGAGCATTTGGGGGTATTACCTGAATTGTTTATTCAAAATAATAAAACCTTATTCTCTATTTATAGGGATATTCGAGACAAAGATATTGAACTATCGGGTGCTTACGGACAGTTAAAAAGCTTGAAACTTAAATTAGCTCAAACTAATCCGGTAATTGGTATCGTTGAAGAACAAATCGTATCAGCAGAAGCAAAGCTGTCATTGTTGAAAGCAAGCTACACGCGCAATCATTCAAAAGTACAATCTGTTGAATTACAGTTAAATAATTTAAAAAATGAACAACAGAAATTACTCAGTAAAAATGTTGAATTTACCGATGAGCAGTTAAACCAGTTATGGAACCTAGCTTCTGTGGTTGACAGCAGTGATGGAGAGAGTAAAACACCGTCACTATTGCTGTCACAACTAGAAAACCTACAAACGGCACAATCACGCGTTATTCAGTTAGAGAACGAAATCGCAATGTTACACAAACAATCGAAGCGTTTGACTAATAATGTAGCAATGGAGGCCGATGTGGCAAAGGAGCTTAGTGCGCTAGAGCGGGATCTGTCTGTGAATACTAAACTCTATCATGACCTGCTTAATCGCCATGAAATGGCCAAGGTAACAGGCGAGTTAGGGCGACATGAAGAATCTGAAAAAATCAAAGTGATCGATAGATCGTTCACTCCTGGTTATCCGACAAACTTAGCCTTGGTTGTATATCTCATTTTTGGTCTGGTGGGCGGTATCGGCTGTGGTATTGGTTTGACCGTTGCGGCCGAGTTATTAGACGATACATTGTGGCATATCAGGAAAGTCAGTGTTTTTGATAATATAAATATCCTGGCGCGATTACCTTCGATTGATTATGAAAAGGACTGCGATAATGAAAATCATGGTTGAAATAATTCAACACTTAAAACCGGGCGGGATTGAGAAATTGGTTCTTGATATTATGCGATTACAAGAGCCTGAAGTTGAAGTGTATATTGTTGCATTGGAAGGTGAAGAGTTAGCTTGTTTGCAGCACTGGCCTGCACTTAAAAGCTATCAAGACCGCCTGATATTTTTGGATAAAGAGCCTGGGTTTAAACTTTCGACAATAAAACGATTAAAAAAAGTATTAACGAACTTGCGTGCTGACATTATCCATACCCATCATATTGGTCCGCTACTTTATGGTGTGATGGCCACACTACGGCTGCAGAGTATACAACATATTCATACTGAGCATGATGCGTGGCATTTACGTGATAATAAGCAATTACAGATGACCAAACTAATGCTGCGCTTGAAACATATCACTTTAGTCGCTGATGCAGATACTGTTGGGATGCAACTATCGCAAGTACTTGGTCGAGGTGTTAACCCTGTGACTATCTTGAATGGTATTGATACTGAAAAATTCTCACCGAGTTTAAGTCACTCGCGTTATAAGCATAATACCAGGGTATTTAAGATTGGCTGTGCAGCTAGATTAGTGAAAGAGAAATCACTAGATGTCTTGATAAAATCGATAGCGAATATTCCTGATGTTGAGCTGTATATTGCTGGTGATGGTCCTGAAAAGCAAAATTTAAATAAATTAGTGCTAGAACTAGACCTATCAACTAAAGTTAAATTTATTGGCTATACGGATGATATGGTTGGATTTTATCATCAGTTAGACTTGTTTGTTTTAACCTCCTCTAATGAGGGACTGCCTTTATCAATTTTAGAATCACAATCTTGCAACGTCCCAGTTCTCTGTAGCGATGTAGGTGCTGTGCATGAAGGGGTATGCCAGAACACTGGGCATTTAATCAGATTAAATACTGTGAATGAATTTCATATCGCGATCCAAGCGCAAATGAAACGTACGAGTGAGTATTACCCACGTGATTTTATAACTAAGCACTTTGATATCAGAATGATGATTAAGGCTTATAATCAATTAATTAAGGAGTAGCAATGGATTGGCTTCTGTTTGGTTCTATTGTATCGATTAACTTGTTTATTTATCACCATTGGGTCTACCCTAAGCTGCTGCAATATTATGTAAAACATAAGCAACAAGATGACAAAGTAGATACTTTCGAATCTCGACACTACGCATCTAAAGATGTCGACTCTGCGCTCCCGAATATAACCATTGTTATGCCTGTTTATAACGAATCTAAGCATTTAGGCGCTAAATTAAGTAACTTACTTATGCTGGATTATCCAGCTGATAAGCTTAAAATCGTGCTCGGCTTTG
Proteins encoded in this window:
- a CDS encoding pyrimidine 5'-nucleotidase; amino-acid sequence: MQKINQAETYLFDLDDTLYCPSLGILKQVESRMHHFIANALSLPLPEATVLSNQYYKQYGGTVKGLVKHHDISRDDFIHYCHDVDMTALTIQPNIISQINQLSGRKIIYTNSPKHYATKVLTKLALIDSFDAIFSLEDANYELKPHNASYQQLCDTHAINNHKTVFFDDQLRNLKPAKALGMTTVWLSSSEQVVTDLNYTADYEANNLAQFFNLLQLS
- the fabV gene encoding enoyl-ACP reductase FabV is translated as MIIKPKTRGFICTTTHPTGCDLNVKEQIQYNKEQGAIENAPKRVLVVGSSSGYGLSSRITAAFGGGAATIGVFFEKPATERKPGTAGWYNSAAFEKYAAEEGLYAKSINGDAFSDLAKQTAINLIKEDLGQIDMVVYSLASPVRKLPSTGEVVRSCLKPIGETYTAKAVDTNKNTLFEASVEPATEEEIQDTITVMGGEDWELWMSALSEAGVLADGCKTVAYSYIGTEITWPIYWDGALGKAKQDLDRAAHAIDADLKATGGSANVAVLKSVVTQASAAIPVMPLYIAMAFRVMKEHGLHEGCLEQISRLFRGSLYPQGISEAKVDEQNRLRMDDWELRDDIQATCVKLWDEVTDDNLFETTDYQYYKDEFLALFGFGIEGVDYDADVNPIVDFEPITLS
- a CDS encoding Nif3-like dinuclear metal center hexameric protein, yielding MASLNNKKLENILTEFMQPHRVRDFTVNGLQVQGKDTVTKVITGVTASQALIDAAVAQQADAILVHHGYFWKNESPAITGIKYNRIKTLIKNDINLYAYHLPLDIHPELGNNVELAKLLGITVRRGLEPWDKASVALVGKFEDEISTAELTQRIETQLNRAPLVVDAGKPIKSVAWCTGGGQSYIELAIEQGIDAFISGEASEQTIHLAREAGMSFFAAGHHATERYGVKALGEWLAEEKGLDVTFIDIDNPV
- a CDS encoding glycosyltransferase family 2 protein, whose translation is MKPIVSVIIPSKNCLSTLPRAIESVWQQDISKNKSKIEIVIIDDGSTDNSWKWICQLCQKHSNIIALKLESEGASTARNHAARLASGTYIAFLDADTFWYEHKLQQQITFMENNPQVGISFTNCELMNDKREVTHDRFTNSDYFQHQALQHDQDAFVLPKGAAAIFSENIIGTSTVLVRRDLYLALDGFDHNINLVSDWDLWLKFALHTAVGCIKKPLTASVCKKKGMSNQMKLLKAMEQVIKRYENKIKVIDPYAVHSAHAHLLASYAKYYRQQSCPTQALACDFKALCEQPTPRRFRNILTDLKLSFHMTKDNNTVSHS
- a CDS encoding acyltransferase — protein: MYLYSGMPLVLGHLTIEMGDNCRVSGISTLSGRSMNGEASRLIIGNNVDINWQNNIAVGGNIIIEDNVRLAGRVFLAGYPGHPIDAQERAAGAADHESQVGDIILKRDVWLATGVSVMAGVTIGEGTIVAAGSIVTHDLPAGVLAGGIPAKVIKTL
- a CDS encoding glycosyltransferase, with amino-acid sequence MKNWQWIVFGEDWGRHPSSTQHLMKCMAVHHQLYWVNSIGLRRPKLNDSKRIIEKFKQLKNAKKNDFNQGEPTLMNDVQPLGILAPVAIPWPGSHIAYVINRLLLTYQTRALLAKNEIEDKVPRILWLSLPTARCVAGSLEEDLLVYYAGDDFSALNGVDNKQVRAEEAALVAQADVIFAASDNIARQFPQDKTYVLPHGVDLAHFSSSHECPDNYPKSDLVVGYYGSITTWLDFELITYLAESRPDVTFLFIGKIEMLDCDLFKVNNLIHLLDMPHEQLIQYAANWQVSLIPFVDNEQIRACNPLKLREYLAIGHPIISTRYPAVLPFMDCIYVADDKVEMLAQLNQALALSSKALAKLKNSSRKKVESASWQARCDLVSRLLAEKMDA
- a CDS encoding capsule biosynthesis protein, giving the protein MGTIIWGNIYRFIEIIWRRRYYLGVSIILAVLISSSVSILTPKRYSSHTSILVQESALLNPFLEDLSVSFNLEDRMVALRVLVHSRHILFTVAEQNGLVDKNSDYRSRDLIVSQLSDAITLTLSGTDLVIITLQWDVPSQMESILNSVSQLFIESLMAPSRASIVSSEKFLLAQLDLRREKLVVAEGKMAAFRREHLGVLPELFIQNNKTLFSIYRDIRDKDIELSGAYGQLKSLKLKLAQTNPVIGIVEEQIVSAEAKLSLLKASYTRNHSKVQSVELQLNNLKNEQQKLLSKNVEFTDEQLNQLWNLASVVDSSDGESKTPSLLLSQLENLQTAQSRVIQLENEIAMLHKQSKRLTNNVAMEADVAKELSALERDLSVNTKLYHDLLNRHEMAKVTGELGRHEESEKIKVIDRSFTPGYPTNLALVVYLIFGLVGGIGCGIGLTVAAELLDDTLWHIRKVSVFDNINILARLPSIDYEKDCDNENHG
- a CDS encoding glycosyltransferase, producing the protein MKIMVEIIQHLKPGGIEKLVLDIMRLQEPEVEVYIVALEGEELACLQHWPALKSYQDRLIFLDKEPGFKLSTIKRLKKVLTNLRADIIHTHHIGPLLYGVMATLRLQSIQHIHTEHDAWHLRDNKQLQMTKLMLRLKHITLVADADTVGMQLSQVLGRGVNPVTILNGIDTEKFSPSLSHSRYKHNTRVFKIGCAARLVKEKSLDVLIKSIANIPDVELYIAGDGPEKQNLNKLVLELDLSTKVKFIGYTDDMVGFYHQLDLFVLTSSNEGLPLSILESQSCNVPVLCSDVGAVHEGVCQNTGHLIRLNTVNEFHIAIQAQMKRTSEYYPRDFITKHFDIRMMIKAYNQLIKE